The Horticoccus luteus DNA window ACGTAGTCGCGGAGCCAGTTGAGGGAAATTTTCATCTCGAAAGCGGAAAGCAGTTAGCCACAGAGATCACAGAGCGCCGACACAGAGGTCACGGAGCAAGGCAGTTTGATGCGAACTCAACACAGGATCGAACTCTGTGCGCCCTGTGTCCGAGCTCCGTGTCCTCTGTGGCGAAGATCCGGAGTTCATCACGCGAATTGTTTGAGGAAGCGGAGGTCGTTCTGGTAAAAATAGCGGATGTCATCGATGCCGTAGAGCAGCATCGCCAGTCGCTCCAGGCCCATGCCAAACGCGTAGCCGGTCCACACCTCGGGATCGTAGCCGACGCTCGCAAACACCGCCGGATCGACCATGCCGCAGCCGCCGATCTCGATCCATTCCTTCTTCACTTTCGGCAGATGCTTCGCGCTCAGATCCACTTCAAAACTCGGCTCGGTGTAGCCGAAATAATGCGGACGAAAGCGCGTCTTCGTCTCCTTCCCCAGCAACGACGCGAAAATGTAGTCGAGCAACGCCTTCAGGTCGCGCACGGTCACGCCCTTGTCCACGTAAAGGCATTCGATCTGGTGAAAGTTCGCCGAGTGCGTGGCGTCGGTGGTGTCGCGGCGGAATGACCGGCCCGGCGACACGATGCGGATCGGCGGCGGACTTTTGAGCATCGTGCGGATTTGCACCGACGAGGTGTGTGTGCGCAGCAGATATTTCTCCTCAGGCACTTTCTTGGCGACGTTGCCGAAACGCGCGTTCGCCGGAAAATAAAACGTATCCTGGGCGTCGCGCGCCGGATGGTCGCTCGGCGTATTGAGCGCGTCGAAGCAGTAAAACTCCGTCTCCACCTCCGGGCCGTCGGCAACCGTGAAGCCGACCTTGCGCAGGATGCGGCACATCTCCTCGCGCACGAGCGTGAGCGGATGGTGGGTGCCGGGGCCGGCGTCGGGCGACGGCAGCGTGGGATCGATCGCCGGTCCGAGCTGCGCCTGCAGTTCGAGACCTTCGATCGTGCGCA harbors:
- the pheS gene encoding phenylalanine--tRNA ligase subunit alpha, which gives rise to MQDQLSALLAKAAPELATLKTRPEFEAAKARYVGPNGELTALMKQMGTVPKEQRPAMGKLINETKTRLQEQLDGALRTIEGLELQAQLGPAIDPTLPSPDAGPGTHHPLTLVREEMCRILRKVGFTVADGPEVETEFYCFDALNTPSDHPARDAQDTFYFPANARFGNVAKKVPEEKYLLRTHTSSVQIRTMLKSPPPIRIVSPGRSFRRDTTDATHSANFHQIECLYVDKGVTVRDLKALLDYIFASLLGKETKTRFRPHYFGYTEPSFEVDLSAKHLPKVKKEWIEIGGCGMVDPAVFASVGYDPEVWTGYAFGMGLERLAMLLYGIDDIRYFYQNDLRFLKQFA